In the Streptomyces formicae genome, one interval contains:
- a CDS encoding cation diffusion facilitator family transporter, whose protein sequence is MGAGHDHGHTHGAPTTGTAANAYKGRLRIALTITIIVMFAQIIGGLMADSLALIADSAHMATDALGLGMALLAIHFANRPPTANRTFGYARAEILAALANCLLLLGVGGYVLYEAVERFITPAQTEGGLAVFFGVFGLVANMISLSLLMRGQKDSLNVRGAFLEVLADTLGSLTVIIAASVIMLTGWQAADPIASLVIGFMIVPRTVKLLKETLNVLLESAPKDVDMGEVRAHMLDLPGVEDVHDLHAWTITSGMPVLSAHVVVSSDALDAIGHEKMLHELQGCLGDHFDLEHCTFQLEPSGHAEHEAKLCH, encoded by the coding sequence ATGGGGGCTGGGCACGATCACGGACACACACACGGGGCACCGACGACGGGGACGGCGGCCAACGCCTACAAGGGGCGGCTGCGCATAGCGCTCACCATCACGATCATCGTGATGTTCGCCCAGATCATCGGCGGCCTCATGGCCGATTCGCTCGCGCTCATCGCGGACTCGGCGCACATGGCGACGGACGCGCTCGGGCTCGGCATGGCCCTGCTCGCGATTCACTTCGCGAACAGACCGCCCACCGCGAACCGCACCTTCGGCTACGCGCGCGCCGAGATCCTCGCCGCGCTCGCCAACTGTCTGCTGCTGCTCGGCGTCGGCGGCTACGTGCTCTACGAGGCGGTCGAGCGGTTCATCACGCCCGCGCAGACGGAGGGCGGCCTCGCCGTGTTCTTCGGCGTCTTCGGACTCGTGGCGAACATGATCTCGCTGTCGCTGCTGATGCGCGGCCAGAAGGACAGCCTCAACGTGCGCGGCGCCTTCCTCGAGGTCCTCGCGGACACCCTGGGCTCGCTGACGGTGATCATCGCGGCGAGCGTCATCATGCTCACCGGCTGGCAGGCCGCCGACCCGATCGCCTCGCTCGTCATCGGCTTCATGATCGTCCCGCGTACGGTGAAGCTGCTCAAGGAGACGCTGAACGTGCTGCTCGAATCGGCGCCCAAGGACGTCGACATGGGTGAGGTGCGGGCCCACATGCTCGACCTGCCCGGCGTCGAGGACGTCCACGACCTGCACGCCTGGACGATCACCTCGGGCATGCCCGTGCTCTCCGCGCACGTGGTCGTCAGCTCCGACGCGCTCGACGCGATCGGCCACGAGAAGATGCTGCACGAGTTGCAGGGCTGCCTCGGCGACCACTTCGACCTGGAGCACTGCACCTTCCAGCTGGAGCCGAGCGGCCACGCGGAACACGAGGCGAAGCTCTGCCACTGA
- a CDS encoding bifunctional class I SAM-dependent methyltransferase/N-acetyltransferase has product MTDNTSITHAFFALHHGLPRQGPGSDATTRRLLSLAGALPERPRVLDLGCGPGRAALLLAAEAGAEVTAVDLHEPFLDELRASAEARGLTGSITAVNADMTELPHPDGSFDLIWAESSAYAVGFDTALRAWRRLLAPGGALVLTECEWTTAEPSAAARAFWDQHYPLRTGEENLRAATGAGYSVLGVHAQPESDWDEYYGPLGARADAAAPQSPGMAEALAATREEIAMRREHGTEFGYTGYVLRPVDAWPCRPETESDVATVHAVNAAAFGTENEADLVDALRTDADAWLPGLSYVAQAPDGEVAAHALLTRCRVDGAPALALAPVAVLPKYQRTGAGSAVVRALLDAARARGERLVLVLGHPAYYPRFGFKPASGFGIRPGFEVPDEAMMALVLNGPDDSSCVPQGTIRYPAAFGV; this is encoded by the coding sequence TTGACTGACAACACGTCCATCACCCACGCCTTCTTCGCCCTGCACCACGGCCTGCCTCGGCAGGGCCCGGGCTCCGACGCCACCACCCGGCGGCTGCTCTCCCTCGCGGGGGCGCTGCCCGAGCGTCCGCGCGTGCTCGACCTGGGCTGCGGTCCTGGCCGTGCCGCGCTGCTGCTCGCCGCCGAGGCCGGTGCCGAGGTGACCGCCGTCGATCTGCACGAGCCGTTCCTCGACGAACTCCGCGCGTCCGCCGAGGCGCGCGGGCTCACCGGATCGATCACCGCCGTCAACGCCGACATGACCGAACTCCCCCATCCGGACGGTTCGTTCGACCTGATCTGGGCGGAGAGCTCGGCCTACGCCGTCGGCTTCGACACCGCCCTGCGCGCCTGGCGCCGACTGCTCGCCCCCGGTGGGGCGCTCGTCCTCACCGAGTGCGAGTGGACGACCGCCGAGCCGTCCGCCGCCGCGCGCGCGTTCTGGGACCAGCACTACCCGCTGCGTACGGGCGAGGAGAACCTCAGGGCCGCCACCGGTGCCGGTTACTCCGTGCTCGGCGTGCACGCGCAGCCCGAGTCCGACTGGGACGAGTACTACGGGCCGCTGGGCGCCCGCGCCGACGCCGCCGCCCCGCAGAGCCCGGGCATGGCCGAGGCGCTCGCCGCCACGCGCGAGGAGATCGCGATGCGGCGCGAGCACGGGACGGAGTTCGGCTACACGGGCTACGTCCTGCGTCCCGTGGACGCGTGGCCCTGCCGCCCCGAGACGGAGTCGGACGTGGCCACCGTGCACGCAGTGAACGCCGCCGCCTTCGGCACCGAGAACGAGGCCGACCTGGTCGACGCGCTGCGCACCGACGCCGACGCCTGGCTGCCGGGCCTGTCGTACGTCGCGCAGGCGCCGGACGGCGAGGTCGCGGCGCACGCGCTGCTCACCCGTTGCCGGGTGGACGGGGCGCCCGCGCTCGCCCTCGCGCCGGTCGCCGTACTGCCGAAGTACCAGCGGACGGGGGCCGGTTCGGCCGTCGTCCGCGCGCTCCTGGACGCGGCACGCGCGCGTGGGGAGCGTCTCGTCCTCGTGCTCGGGCATCCCGCGTACTACCCGAGGTTCGGTTTCAAGCCCGCTTCCGGGTTCGGAATCCGGCCAGGGTTCGAGGTGCCCGACGAGGCCATGATGGCGCTCGTCCTGAACGGTCCGGACGATTCCTCGTGCGTACCGCAGGGCACGATCAGGTATCCGGCCGCTTTCGGCGTCTGA
- a CDS encoding DJ-1/PfpI family protein, protein MQIAIALYERFTVLDAIGPYQTLSSLPGAETVFVAAQAGPVRDDSGNLALIADKTFDEVRRPDIVVVPGGPGQSDQMENAPLLDWLRAVDPTTTWTTSVCTGSLALAAAGLLKGRRATSHWLALSELERLGVESTGERVVFDGKYVTGAGVSAGIDMGLTLAGKIAGDEHAQTVQLLTEYDPQPPYDAGSPEKAPAHIVAKFREGSRFDQ, encoded by the coding sequence ATGCAGATCGCCATCGCCCTGTACGAGCGCTTCACCGTCCTGGACGCGATCGGTCCTTACCAGACCCTCAGCAGCCTGCCCGGCGCCGAGACCGTCTTCGTGGCCGCGCAGGCGGGCCCGGTGCGCGACGACAGCGGCAACCTCGCGCTGATCGCCGACAAGACGTTCGACGAGGTCAGGCGCCCCGACATCGTGGTCGTGCCCGGCGGCCCCGGACAGAGCGACCAGATGGAGAACGCGCCGCTCCTCGACTGGCTGCGCGCCGTGGACCCCACCACGACCTGGACGACGTCGGTGTGCACGGGCTCCCTGGCGCTCGCCGCGGCCGGTCTGCTCAAGGGCCGCCGCGCCACCTCGCACTGGCTGGCCCTGAGCGAGCTGGAGCGGCTCGGCGTCGAGTCGACGGGGGAGCGGGTGGTCTTCGACGGCAAGTACGTCACCGGGGCGGGCGTCTCGGCGGGCATCGACATGGGGCTCACCCTGGCGGGGAAGATCGCGGGCGACGAGCACGCGCAGACCGTGCAGCTGCTCACCGAGTACGACCCGCAGCCGCCCTACGACGCGGGATCCCCGGAGAAGGCGCCCGCGCACATCGTGGCCAAGTTCCGCGAGGGAAGCCGCTTCGACCAGTAG
- the idi gene encoding isopentenyl-diphosphate Delta-isomerase — MPITPATATNSSSNGTGEAILLELVDEDGRTIGTAEKLSAHQAPGQLHRAFSVFLFDEQGRLLLQQRALGKYHSPGVWSNTCCGHPYPGEAPFAAAARRTYEELGVSPSLLAEAGTVRYNHPDPDSGLVEQEYNHLFVGMVQSPLRPDPSEVGETAFVTAQELAARHEQGPFSAWFMTVLDAARPAIKELTGPSAGW; from the coding sequence ATGCCGATCACACCTGCCACCGCGACGAACAGCTCGTCGAACGGCACCGGAGAAGCGATCTTGCTCGAACTCGTCGACGAGGACGGCAGGACGATCGGCACAGCGGAGAAACTCTCCGCGCATCAGGCGCCCGGGCAGCTGCACCGGGCGTTCTCCGTTTTCCTCTTCGACGAACAGGGCCGACTCCTGCTCCAACAGCGCGCCCTGGGCAAGTACCACTCCCCCGGCGTCTGGTCGAACACCTGCTGCGGGCACCCGTACCCCGGCGAGGCGCCGTTCGCCGCGGCCGCCCGGCGCACCTACGAGGAGCTGGGGGTCTCGCCCTCGCTGCTCGCCGAGGCGGGCACGGTGCGCTACAACCACCCGGACCCGGACTCGGGCCTGGTGGAGCAGGAGTACAACCACCTCTTCGTCGGCATGGTGCAGTCGCCGCTGCGCCCTGACCCCTCCGAGGTCGGCGAGACCGCGTTCGTGACCGCGCAGGAGCTCGCGGCCCGGCACGAGCAGGGTCCGTTCTCCGCGTGGTTCATGACCGTCCTCGACGCCGCGCGCCCGGCGATCAAGGAGCTGACCGGCCCCTCGGCGGGCTGGTAG
- a CDS encoding SCO6745 family protein, with the protein MTSSTTSPTQAALPPRAGRRCHNVLNSLHSTHYFSPDVSRELAGLGITHPSAVNFAVRAAAFGAVGAGVVTAAFYNYKHTLVAEHLPAVWRTASPEDVLAARARGVDTTLRRLLGEDLVSSPEMAEAAELALRATEACSRSARPLYSAHADLPVPDAPHLAYWHAATLLREHRGDGHVSALLGAELDGIEALVSHTATGKGMTPKWNFATRGWSRQEWDAATERLRDRGVIDGEGELTERGVELRQHVEAETDRLDRAPYEHLGEAGVERLTELGTVFIGTALRAGAFPADLLGKA; encoded by the coding sequence ATGACCTCTTCGACGACCTCCCCCACGCAGGCCGCGCTGCCCCCGCGCGCCGGGCGCCGCTGTCACAACGTGCTGAACTCGCTCCACTCGACGCACTACTTCTCCCCCGACGTGTCGCGGGAGCTGGCCGGGCTCGGCATCACCCACCCCAGCGCGGTCAACTTCGCCGTGCGGGCGGCCGCCTTCGGCGCCGTCGGCGCCGGGGTGGTGACCGCCGCCTTCTACAACTACAAGCACACCCTCGTCGCCGAGCACCTGCCCGCGGTGTGGCGCACGGCCTCGCCCGAGGACGTCCTCGCGGCACGCGCGCGTGGCGTCGACACGACACTGCGCCGCCTCCTCGGCGAAGACCTCGTCTCCTCGCCCGAGATGGCGGAGGCCGCCGAACTCGCGCTGCGCGCCACCGAGGCGTGCTCGCGCTCCGCGCGCCCGCTCTACTCCGCCCACGCCGACCTGCCGGTGCCCGACGCGCCGCACCTGGCGTACTGGCACGCGGCGACGCTGCTGCGCGAACACCGCGGCGACGGGCACGTCAGCGCGCTGCTCGGCGCCGAACTCGACGGCATCGAGGCGCTGGTGAGCCACACCGCGACCGGCAAGGGCATGACGCCGAAGTGGAACTTCGCCACGCGCGGCTGGAGCCGGCAGGAGTGGGACGCGGCCACCGAACGGCTCCGTGATCGCGGAGTCATCGACGGCGAGGGCGAGTTGACCGAGCGGGGCGTGGAGCTGCGTCAGCACGTCGAGGCGGAGACGGACCGCCTGGACCGGGCGCCGTACGAGCACCTGGGCGAGGCGGGCGTGGAGCGCCTCACCGAGCTCGGCACGGTGTTCATCGGGACGGCGTTGCGGGCCGGGGCGTTCCCCGCGGACCTGCTCGGCAAGGCCTGA
- a CDS encoding enoyl-CoA hydratase/isomerase family protein, translating to MEPQLRHTVTDGVATVVIDHPAKRNAMTTRMWGRVPPLLAGLAADPAVRALVLTGAGDTFCAGADISSLRESAGSAQDLAVRAEEALAAFPKPTLAVVRGYCVGGGCQLAAACDLRFAADDTSFGVTPARLGIVYPATTTRRLVSLVGPATAKYLLFSGELIGAERALRTGLVDEVLPSDELDKRVAEFTRVLAARSQLTQAAAKEFAAGRVDRDAYWAEQARGSDDTAEGVAAFLERKQPRFTWSPAAD from the coding sequence ATGGAGCCGCAGCTGAGGCACACCGTCACGGACGGCGTCGCCACCGTCGTCATCGACCACCCGGCCAAGCGCAACGCGATGACCACGCGGATGTGGGGCCGGGTGCCGCCGCTCCTCGCGGGGCTCGCCGCCGACCCCGCCGTACGCGCGCTCGTGCTCACCGGGGCGGGGGACACCTTCTGCGCGGGCGCCGACATCTCCTCGCTGCGGGAGTCTGCGGGGTCCGCGCAGGACCTCGCGGTGCGGGCCGAGGAGGCCCTCGCGGCCTTCCCCAAGCCGACGCTCGCCGTGGTACGGGGCTACTGCGTGGGCGGCGGCTGTCAGCTGGCGGCGGCGTGCGACCTGCGGTTCGCGGCCGACGACACCTCCTTCGGGGTCACCCCTGCCAGGCTCGGCATCGTGTACCCGGCGACGACCACCCGGCGTCTGGTGTCGCTCGTGGGGCCCGCCACCGCCAAGTACCTGCTCTTCTCCGGCGAGTTGATCGGCGCGGAGCGGGCCCTGCGCACCGGCCTGGTCGACGAGGTGCTGCCCTCCGACGAACTCGACAAGCGCGTCGCGGAGTTCACCCGGGTCCTCGCCGCGCGCTCCCAGCTCACCCAGGCGGCGGCGAAGGAGTTCGCGGCGGGCCGCGTGGACCGGGACGCGTACTGGGCGGAGCAGGCGCGCGGCAGCGACGACACCGCCGAGGGTGTCGCCGCCTTCCTGGAACGCAAGCAGCCGCGCTTCACGTGGAGCCCGGCCGCCGACTGA
- a CDS encoding Tex family protein: MAALTTSTPASIESRIAEELGVRERQVKAAVDLLDGGSTVPFIARYRKEATEMLDDAQLRTLEERLRYLRELEERRAAILESVREQGKLTDELEARIREADTKARLEDIYLPFKPKRRTKAQIAREAGLEPLADGLLGDPGVEPAAAAAAFVDADKGVADAQAALDGARAILAERFSEDADLIGELRERMWVRGRLAAKVRDGKEEAGAKFADYFDFAEPFTELPSHRVLAMLRGEKEEVLDLVLEPEEATEGPSSYEGIVAHRFGVADRGRPGDKWLQDTVRWSWRTRILVHLGIDLRLRLRTAAEDEAVRVFASNLRDLLLAAPAGTRATLGLDPGFRTGVKVAVVDATGKVVATDVIHPHVPANKWDEAIAKLARLAAEHAVDLIAIGNGTASRETDKLAGELITKHPELNLTKVMVSEAGASVYSASAFASQELPDMDVSLRGAVSIARRLQDPLAELVKIDPKSIGVGQYQHDLSEVKLSRSLDAVVEDCVNGVGVDVNTASAPLLARVSGIGAGLSENIVAHRDANGPFRSRKGLKDVARLGPKAYEQCAGFLRIRGGDDPLDASSVHPEAYPVVRKMVKSSGGEVASLIGDTATLRSLRPDDFVDDVFGLPTVTDILKELEKPGRDPRPAFKTATFKDGVEKISDLAPGMVLEGVVTNVAAFGAFVDVGVHQDGLVHVSAMSKTFVKDPRDVVKPGDIVKVKVMDVDIPRKRISLTLRLDDEAAPEGDARPKRGGRPPQQRQQGQGQGQGQGQRGGGQRGGGQRGGGQRGGQKPQRQGPPPANDAMAEALRKAGLVDPGRR, from the coding sequence GTGGCAGCTTTGACGACGTCCACTCCAGCGTCCATCGAAAGCAGGATCGCCGAAGAACTCGGCGTACGGGAGCGGCAGGTGAAGGCCGCCGTCGACCTGCTCGACGGCGGCTCCACGGTGCCCTTCATCGCGCGCTACCGCAAGGAAGCGACCGAGATGCTCGACGACGCGCAACTGCGCACGCTCGAGGAGCGGCTGCGGTACCTGCGCGAGCTGGAGGAGCGGCGCGCCGCGATCCTCGAATCGGTCCGTGAGCAGGGCAAGCTCACCGACGAGCTGGAGGCGCGGATCCGCGAGGCGGACACCAAGGCGCGCCTGGAGGACATCTACCTGCCCTTCAAGCCCAAGCGGCGCACCAAGGCGCAGATCGCCCGCGAGGCGGGACTCGAACCGCTGGCCGACGGGCTGCTCGGGGACCCGGGCGTGGAGCCCGCGGCCGCGGCCGCCGCGTTCGTGGACGCCGACAAGGGCGTCGCGGACGCGCAGGCCGCGCTGGACGGCGCCCGCGCGATCCTGGCCGAGCGGTTCTCGGAGGACGCCGACCTCATCGGCGAGCTGCGCGAGCGCATGTGGGTGCGCGGCCGCCTCGCCGCGAAGGTCCGCGACGGCAAGGAGGAGGCGGGCGCCAAGTTCGCCGACTACTTCGACTTCGCCGAGCCGTTCACCGAGCTTCCCTCGCACCGCGTCCTGGCGATGCTGCGCGGCGAGAAGGAGGAGGTGCTCGACCTGGTCCTGGAGCCCGAGGAGGCCACGGAGGGCCCGTCTTCGTACGAGGGGATCGTGGCCCACCGCTTCGGCGTGGCCGACCGCGGCCGCCCGGGCGACAAGTGGCTCCAGGACACGGTGCGCTGGTCGTGGCGGACCCGGATTCTCGTGCACCTCGGCATCGATCTGCGGCTGCGCCTGCGGACGGCCGCCGAGGACGAGGCGGTGCGGGTCTTCGCGTCGAACCTGCGCGACCTGCTGCTCGCGGCGCCCGCCGGCACGCGCGCGACGCTGGGGCTCGACCCCGGTTTCCGTACCGGCGTGAAGGTCGCCGTCGTGGACGCCACCGGCAAGGTCGTCGCGACGGACGTGATCCACCCGCACGTGCCCGCGAACAAGTGGGACGAGGCGATCGCCAAGCTCGCGCGGCTCGCCGCCGAGCACGCGGTCGACCTCATCGCCATCGGCAACGGCACGGCATCGCGCGAGACGGACAAGCTCGCCGGTGAACTGATCACCAAGCACCCGGAGTTGAACCTCACGAAGGTGATGGTCTCCGAGGCGGGCGCCTCGGTGTACTCCGCGTCCGCCTTCGCCTCGCAGGAGCTGCCGGACATGGACGTGTCGCTGCGCGGCGCGGTCTCCATCGCGCGCCGCCTCCAGGACCCGCTGGCCGAGCTGGTGAAGATCGACCCGAAGTCGATCGGCGTCGGCCAGTACCAGCACGACCTCTCCGAGGTGAAGCTGTCGCGCTCCCTCGACGCGGTCGTGGAGGACTGTGTGAACGGCGTCGGCGTGGACGTGAACACGGCGTCCGCCCCGCTGCTCGCCCGGGTCTCGGGCATCGGCGCGGGCCTCTCGGAGAACATCGTGGCGCACCGCGACGCCAACGGCCCGTTCAGGAGCCGCAAGGGCCTCAAGGACGTGGCGCGGCTCGGCCCCAAGGCGTACGAGCAGTGCGCGGGCTTCCTCCGCATCCGCGGCGGCGACGACCCGCTCGACGCCTCCAGCGTGCACCCGGAGGCGTACCCCGTGGTGCGCAAGATGGTGAAGTCGTCGGGCGGCGAGGTCGCCTCGCTGATCGGTGACACGGCGACGCTGCGCTCGCTGCGGCCCGACGACTTCGTGGACGACGTCTTCGGCCTGCCGACCGTGACGGACATCCTCAAGGAGCTGGAGAAGCCGGGCCGCGACCCGCGCCCCGCCTTCAAGACGGCGACCTTCAAGGACGGCGTCGAGAAGATCTCCGACCTGGCCCCGGGAATGGTGCTCGAAGGGGTCGTCACGAACGTGGCCGCCTTCGGTGCCTTCGTGGACGTGGGCGTGCACCAGGACGGGCTCGTGCACGTCTCGGCGATGTCCAAGACGTTCGTCAAGGACCCGCGCGATGTCGTGAAGCCCGGCGACATCGTCAAGGTGAAGGTGATGGACGTCGACATTCCGCGCAAGCGGATCTCGCTGACGCTGCGCCTGGACGACGAGGCGGCACCCGAGGGCGACGCGCGTCCCAAGCGGGGCGGGCGTCCGCCGCAGCAGCGCCAGCAGGGCCAGGGGCAAGGGCAGGGCCAGGGGCAGCGCGGCGGCGG
- a CDS encoding GlxA family transcriptional regulator, with product MEQRIVLVVLFDGVQSLDVTGPVEVFAGAAHAIGDPDGAYRLHTASLDGGPVRTSGGLTLLPDSSLADAPAPHTLLVPGGQGTRPEDRELIDWLREHGPRAERLVSVCTGAIRLAEAGLLEGRRVTTHWAYCAKLARDFPGIDVDPDPIYVRDGHVATSAGVTAGIDLALALVEEDLGREAALTIARYLVVFLRRPGNQAQFSAQLAAQTARREPLREVQQWITEHPDDDLSVDALAVRARLSPRHFARAFQAETGTTPGKYVERVRIEHARRLLEDTADGVEEVSRACGYGTPEAMRRSFVKTLGASPAEYRRRFHRTPHVTSTTHR from the coding sequence ATGGAGCAGCGAATCGTCCTGGTCGTCCTCTTCGACGGCGTCCAGAGCCTTGATGTCACGGGCCCCGTGGAGGTCTTCGCGGGCGCGGCGCACGCCATCGGCGACCCCGACGGCGCGTACCGCCTGCACACGGCCTCGCTGGACGGCGGCCCGGTGCGCACCTCCGGCGGGCTCACCCTGCTCCCCGACTCCTCGCTCGCGGACGCCCCCGCCCCGCACACGCTGCTCGTGCCGGGCGGCCAGGGCACCCGCCCCGAGGACCGCGAGCTGATCGACTGGCTGCGCGAGCACGGCCCGCGCGCCGAGCGCCTGGTGTCGGTCTGCACCGGCGCCATCCGGCTCGCCGAGGCGGGCCTCCTGGAGGGACGCAGGGTGACCACGCACTGGGCGTACTGCGCCAAGCTCGCCAGGGACTTCCCCGGCATCGACGTCGACCCGGACCCCATCTACGTACGCGACGGCCACGTGGCGACGTCCGCGGGGGTCACCGCGGGCATCGACCTCGCCCTCGCCCTGGTCGAGGAGGACCTGGGCAGGGAGGCGGCACTCACCATCGCCCGCTATCTGGTCGTCTTCCTGCGCCGACCGGGGAACCAGGCGCAGTTCAGCGCCCAGCTCGCCGCGCAGACCGCACGGCGCGAACCGCTGCGCGAGGTCCAGCAGTGGATCACCGAGCACCCCGACGACGACCTCTCGGTCGACGCGCTCGCCGTCCGCGCCCGCCTCTCGCCCCGGCACTTCGCCCGCGCCTTCCAGGCGGAGACCGGCACGACGCCCGGCAAGTACGTCGAACGGGTCCGCATCGAGCACGCGCGCCGCCTCCTGGAAGACACCGCCGACGGCGTGGAGGAGGTCTCGCGCGCCTGTGGCTACGGCACTCCGGAGGCGATGCGCCGCTCCTTCGTCAAGACGCTCGGCGCCTCACCGGCCGAGTACCGGCGCCGCTTCCACCGCACACCGCACGTCACATCCACCACTCACCGATAG
- a CDS encoding LPFR motif small protein — protein sequence MFRAIADVLRQIAGAIATVVTLPFRALARLFGGASGSAGRGGRGGRARRV from the coding sequence ATGTTCCGTGCCATCGCGGACGTTCTGCGCCAGATAGCGGGCGCCATCGCCACGGTCGTCACCCTGCCCTTCCGGGCACTGGCCAGGCTGTTCGGCGGAGCCTCCGGTTCCGCGGGGCGCGGCGGCCGAGGAGGCCGGGCGCGCCGGGTCTGA
- a CDS encoding HdeD family acid-resistance protein: MARSKDAGAPRQTTDSPAAQGARLSRSFGWLALLGGILAVAGLVGLVYTGLATLTSMLLFGWLLLIGGFVGLLHAVQSRGSNFFWLGVVVAALNLAAGVVVIRRPEVAAEALTMFAALLFLTGGVFRLVGSLVVRGPQFGWTLVQGAFGLLLGILVLGGWPSDSQYVIGCFFSLSLLFDGLGLIATGIGGRRIVSLVQPEEASKTEEEEQDQSHN, translated from the coding sequence ATGGCCCGATCCAAGGACGCCGGTGCTCCCCGGCAGACGACCGACTCTCCCGCGGCCCAGGGCGCCAGACTCAGCCGCAGCTTCGGCTGGCTCGCGCTGCTCGGCGGGATCCTCGCGGTGGCCGGACTCGTCGGCCTCGTCTACACCGGTCTCGCCACGCTCACCTCGATGCTCCTGTTCGGCTGGCTGCTGCTGATCGGCGGTTTCGTCGGCCTGCTGCACGCGGTCCAGTCACGCGGCAGCAACTTCTTCTGGCTGGGCGTCGTGGTCGCGGCGCTGAACCTCGCGGCGGGCGTCGTCGTCATCCGCAGGCCCGAGGTGGCCGCGGAGGCGCTGACCATGTTCGCGGCGCTGCTCTTCCTCACCGGTGGGGTGTTCCGCCTGGTCGGCAGCCTGGTGGTGCGCGGTCCGCAGTTCGGCTGGACGCTGGTGCAGGGCGCCTTCGGCCTGCTGCTCGGCATCCTGGTGCTCGGCGGGTGGCCCAGCGACAGCCAGTACGTGATCGGCTGCTTCTTCTCGCTCTCCCTGCTCTTCGACGGCCTCGGCCTGATCGCCACGGGCATCGGCGGCCGCCGCATCGTCAGCCTCGTACAACCTGAAGAAGCCTCGAAGACGGAAGAGGAAGAACAGGATCAGTCGCACAACTGA
- a CDS encoding ATP-binding protein, producing MENDGRGSGPLPRGEGTVPYEGVWRFTAPAVDASVPQARHAVRDLLARQGVPASDDLIQGLLLIVSELVTNAVRHAALLSPMLAVEVAVGAEWVRVSVEDNHPYRPTALVADHGQTGGRGLLLVREITAEAGGACDVEHTASGGKVIWAALPLKPDGDERGSVATSPPRGRSAP from the coding sequence ATGGAGAACGACGGGAGGGGGTCCGGCCCCCTTCCCAGGGGGGAGGGAACGGTTCCGTACGAGGGCGTCTGGCGCTTCACCGCCCCCGCCGTCGACGCCTCCGTGCCCCAGGCGCGGCACGCCGTACGGGATCTTCTCGCCAGGCAGGGAGTACCCGCGTCCGACGACCTCATTCAGGGCCTGCTGTTGATCGTCTCCGAGCTGGTCACCAACGCGGTGCGCCACGCGGCGCTGCTGTCGCCGATGCTCGCCGTGGAGGTGGCGGTCGGCGCCGAGTGGGTGCGGGTCTCCGTCGAGGACAACCACCCCTACCGCCCGACGGCCCTGGTGGCGGACCACGGCCAGACGGGCGGGCGGGGGCTGCTGCTCGTCCGCGAGATCACGGCGGAGGCGGGCGGCGCCTGCGACGTCGAACACACCGCGAGCGGGGGCAAGGTCATCTGGGCGGCCCTGCCCCTGAAGCCCGACGGGGATGAGCGCGGGTCGGTGGCTACCAGCCCGCCGAGGGGCCGGTCAGCTCCTTGA